One Osmerus mordax isolate fOsmMor3 chromosome 25, fOsmMor3.pri, whole genome shotgun sequence DNA window includes the following coding sequences:
- the arhgap35b gene encoding rho GTPase-activating protein 35, whose translation MMMMAKKQDARTPIYNLNVVGLSGTEKEKGQCGVGKSCLCNRFVRPSADDFYLDHTSVLSTSDFGGRVVNNDHFLFWGEVGRVLEEGPECRMHVVEQTEFIDDQTFQPHRSTAMQPYIKRAASTKLASAEKLMYFCTDQLGLEQDFEQKQMPEGKLQVDGFLLCVDVSRGMNRNFDDQLKFVSNLYSQLSKTKKPIVLVLTKCDEGVERYIKDSHTFAITKKSLPVVETSARSNINVDLAFLTLVQLLDKGRGKPKIIGYFEALKLQSQQIASAKDRYEWLVNRIVKNHNETWPNTSRRMNTSSEYKDYVYLEGSAKCKKLFQQHVYRLKQEHIERRRKIYLSTLPLALSSLVPDLDEIDQLSWSGVQKVLESKQHFTHWFVVLEETPWEDTAHIDNVEDERIPSDLLETPVAESIFNTHLEHLRNECKRAEMRQEFKHKLASSLFVTPGKPWEEARSFIMNEDFYQWLEEPEYLDLYNRHQKEIIDRAKEDFQELLLEYSELFYELEVDAKPSKEKMGAIQEVLGEEQRFKALQKLPAERDALVLKHIHFVYHPTKETCPSSPQCGDFKIEQLLASRFPTCYPFFDMKSHFGNTKADRINLVILGKDGLAREFANEIRALCTNDDRYVLDGKMYELTLRPIEGNVRLPVNSFHTPTFTPHGCLCLYNSKESLTYVVESIERLRESTIGRRDSQLAQLLTSLLLVTKRGVGTYADVGGETALALITQGQQVARRLQCSFLDPASPGVGYGHNVNESQINQVLRGLLDSRRSSSFSSSSPPLPPQPPGLRDSPHQPSPEADIRIVMCLMCGDSYDIEQLLTPFLLPQHCRPTSNSGTSVMLEHTVGSHKQVIELSLLSYHASFSLRKSRLVHGYIAVYSARRKASLETLCAFLCEVQDIIPVQLLAVGDSQVELTDSESAREQLVQGEELAREIEGRFNSVVCGSGGVAGGLHRIEMFQPFLMEVVEKRNIVEATHMYDNVAEACTNESVYSPRCSSPSPVTMFLDSEDDVEASPPYYDGTLTHGGGFNLPDLDSGDVAVISDISSFENKLNHKLPLQVRPKPTVTFDFRKVGRNPYTDTVGHRRSLPSAVTWVPGGDGGYDPSDYAEPMDAVSKPRPSNEEIIYSVPHDSTQGKIITIRNANRMHSNGNGSDSEADSSSLERRRKFSAAGVKPRLYRDRSKRLGKFSSFRSSFIGSDDEMGALPKTKEDEFGTLKGDVLVNEESEDPKKRNILKSLRRTAKKTRPKPRPSIPKPLESNYFGVPLVNVVSPDRPIPLFIEKCVRFIETTGLNTEGLYRVSGNKSEMESMQRQFDQDHGLDLVDKDFAINTVAGGLKSFFSELPEPLVPCVLQVDLLEAFKINDREQRLYTMKDVLRRFPRENYDVFKYVTSHLHKVSQMSRLNLMTSENLSICFWPTLMRPDFTTMDALTATRTYQTIIECFIHQCAFFFYNQPLIDSPTGLAGLPASPTTTLTGGSAYSCYRSSPPPTAAHFSPLQQSPPTTPQSPLQSLLPPLHQHPHPHHTPAEQETL comes from the exons atgatgatgatggcgaaAAAACAAGATGCCCGGACTCCTATTTATAACCTCAACGTGGTGGGTTTGTCAGggacggagaaagagaaagggcaaTGTGGAGTGGGCAAGTCGTGCCTGTGCAACCGCTTCGTGCGCCCTAGTGCCGATGACTTCTATCTAGACCACACGTCTGTGCTGAGCACCAGTGACTTTGGGGGACGAGTGGTCAACAATGACCATTTCCTGTTCTGGGGGGAAGTGGGGCGGGTTCTGGAGGAAGGGCCGGAGTGCAGGATGCACGTGGTGGAGCAGACCGAGTTTATTGACGACCAGACGTTTCAGCCTCACCGCAGCACTGCCATGCAGCCCTACATCAAGAGGGCGGCCTCAACCAAGCTAGCCTCTGCGGAGAAGCTCATGTACTTCTGCACCGACCAACTGGGTCTGGAGCAGGACTTTGAACAGAAGCAGATGCCAGAGGGAAAGCTCCAGGTGGACGGATTCCTGCTCTGCGTGGACGTCAGCAGGGGTATGAATCGCAACTTCGACGACCAGTTAAAGTTCGTCAGTAACTTGTACAGTCAGCTGAGCAAGACCAAGAAGCCCATCGTGCTGGTCCTCACCAAGTGTGACGAGGGAGTCGAACGCTACATCAAAGATTCCCACACCTTCGCCATCACGAAAAAGAGTCTTCCAGTGGTGGAGACGTCTGCACGCTCCAATATCAACGTGGACCTAGCCTTCCTCACTTTAGTGCAACTACTCGACAAGGGCAGGGGCAAGCCCAAGATCATCGGGTACTTTGAGGCCCTCAAGCTCCAGAGCCAGCAGATAGCCTCCGCCAAGGACCGCTACGAATGGCTCGTCAATCGCATAGTGAAGAACCACAACGAAACCTGGCCGAACACGAGCAGGAGGATGAACACCTCCTCCGAGTACAAGGACTACGTCTATTTGGAGGGCTCGGCGAAATGCAAGAAGCTCTTCCAGCAACATGTCTACCGGCTGAAGCAGGAGCACATCGAGAGGCGTCGGAAAATCTACCTTAGCACTCTTCCTCTAGCACTTAGCTCCCTGGTGCCCGATCTGGATGAGATCGACCAGCTCAGCTGGTCGGGGGTACAGAAGGTCCTGGAGTCCAAGCAGCACTTTACCCACTGGTTCGTGGTTCTGGAAGAGACTCCGTGGGAGGACACGGCGCACATAGACAACGTGGAGGACGAGCGCATCCCCTCAGACCTGCTTGAGACGCCGGTCGCCGAGTCCATATTCAACACCCACCTGGAGCACCTGCGCAACGAGTGCAAGCGGGCCGAGATGAGACAAGAGTTCAAGCACAAGctggcctcctccctcttcGTCACGCCCGGCAAGCCGTGGGAAGAGGCGCGCAGCTTCATCATGAATGAGGACTTCTACCAGTGGCTGGAGGAGCCCGAATACCTGGATCTCTACAACCGCCACCAGAAGGAGATCATTGACCGCGCTAAGGAGGACTTCCAGGAGTTGCTTCTGGAATATTCCGAACTCTTCTACGAGCTGGAGGTGGACGCCAAGCCCAGCAAGGAGAAGATGGGGGCCATCCAGGAGGTGttgggggaggagcagaggttcAAAGCCTTGCAGAAGCTTCCGGCAGAGAGGGATGCCCTGGTGTTAAAGCATATCCACTTTGTCTACCATCCAACCAAGGAGACCTGTCCCAGTAGCCCACAGTGTGGAGACTTCAAGATCGAACAGCTCCTAGCATCACGCTTCCCGACATGCTACCCCTTTTTCGATATGAAATCCCACTTTGGGAACACCAAGGCTGACCGAATCAACCTCGTAATACTAGGAAAGGATGGACTGGCAAGGGAGTTTGCGAATGAGATTAGGGCGCTCTGTACAAATGACGACCGGTACGTGTTAGATGGTAAGATGTATGAGCTGACCTTGAGACCTATTGAGGGCAACGTACGTCTTCCCGTGAACTCCTTCCACACCCCCACCTTCACACCCCATGGCTGCCTTTGTCTGTATAATTCAAAAGAGTCGCTGACGTATGTGGTGGAGAGCATCGAAAGGTTGAGGGAGTCAACTATTGGTCGAAGGGACAGTCAGTTAGCCCAGCTTTTGACTTCCCTGCTCTTAGTCACCAAAAGGGGTGTTGGAACCTATGCAGATGTAGGAGGAGAAACTGCTTTGGCCCTCATAACGCAAGGTCAGCAGGTAGCCCGGAGACTTCAGTGTAGCTTCTTAGACCCCGCCTCCCCCGGCGTTGGCTACGGTCACAACGTGAATGAAAGTCAGATCAACCAGGTGCTGAGAGGTCTCCTGGACTCCAGGAGGAGCTCCTCATTCAGCAGCagctccccgcccctcccccctcaacccccaggCCTGCGGGACTCTCCTCACCAGCCCAGCCCGGAAGCGGACATCCGCATCGTCATGTGCCTGATGTGCGGCGACTCGTATGACATCGAACAGCTCCTCACCCCGTTCCTGCtgccccagcactgcaggccGACGTCCAACAGCGGGACGTCCGTGATGCTGGAGCATACGGTGGGCAGCCACAAGCAGGTGATCgaactctccctgctctcctaccACGCCTCCTTCTCCCTGCGCAAGAGCCGGCTGGTGCACGGCTACATCGCCGTGTACTCCGCCCGCCGCAAGGCCTCCCTGGAGACCCTGTGCGCGTTCCTCTGCGAGGTCCAGGACATCATCCCGGTGCAGCTGCTGGCCGTCGGGGACAGCCAGGTCGAGCTGACGGACAGCGAATCGGCCCGCGAACAGCTGGTCCAGGGGGAGGAGCTCGCCCGGGAGATCGAGGGCCGCTTCAACAGCGTGGTGTGCGGCTCCGGAGGGGTGGCAGGCGGCCTGCACCGGATCGAGATGTTCCAGCCCTTCCtcatggaggtggtggagaagcgCAACATCGTGGAGGCCACACACATGTACGACAACGTGGCGGAGGCGTGCACCAACGAGAGCGTGTACTCTCCCCGCTGTAGCTCCCCGAGCCCCGTCACCATGTTCCTGGACTCGGAGGACGACGTCGAGGCGTCTCCGCCCTACTACGACGGCACGCTCACCCACGGCGGGGGCTTCAACCTGCCTGACCTGGACTCGGGCGACGTCGCCGTCATCTCCGACATCAGCTCCTTTGAGAACAAACTCAACCACAAGCTCCCCCTCCAGGTGAGGCCCAAGCCCACCGTCACCTTTGACTTCCGGAAGGTGGGCCGTAACCCGTACACGGACACGGTGGGCCACCGTCGGTCCCTGCCCTCGGCCGTGACCTGGGTACCGGGCGGCGACGGAGGCTACGACCCTTCCGACTACGCCGAGCCCATGGATGCCGTCTCCAAACCCCGGCCCAGCAACGAGGAGATAATCTACTCCGTTCCGCACGACAGCACCCAGGGCAAGATCATCACCATCCGCAACGCCAACCGGATGCACTCCAACGGGAACGGCTCGGACAGCGAGGCCGACAGCAGCTCCCTGGAGCGCCGCCGGAAGTTTTCCGCGGCCGGGGTGAAGCCTCGGCTGTACCGCGACCGCTCCAAGCGCCTGGGCAAGTTCAGCAGCTTCCGCAGCAGTTTCATTGGCAGCGACGACGAGATGGGGGCCCTTCCCAAGACCAAGGAGGACGAGTTTGGAACCCTGAAAGGAGACGTCCTGGTCAACGAGGAGAGCGAggaccccaaaaaaagaaacattctgaAGAGCCTGCGGCGAACTGCCAAG AAAACCAGACCAAAGCCTCGACCCTCTATCCCCAAACCCCTGGAGAGCAACTATTTTGGAGTTCCTCTGGTGAATGTAGTGTCACCAGACAGGCCAATCCCACTCTTCATTGAGAAGTGTGTTCGCTTTATCGAGACCACAG GCCTCAACACAGAGGGCCTGTACCGTGTGAGTGGAAACAAGTCTGAGATGGAGAGCATGCAGAGACAGTTTGATCAGG ACCACGGGCTGGACCTTGTGGACAAGGACTTCGCCATTAACACGGTAGCCGGGGGACTGAAGAGCTTCTTCTCTGAGCTTCCGGAACCTCTGGTGCCCTGTGTCCTTCAAGTGGACCTCCTGGAGGCCTTCA AGATCAACGACAGGGAACAGAGGCTGTACACCATGAAGGACGTGCTGAGGAGGTTCCCCAGGGAGAACTACGACGTCTTCAAATACGTCACGAGCCACTTACACAA GGTGAGCCAGATGAGCAGGTTGAACCTGATGACCAGCGAGAACCTGTCCATCTGTTTCTGGCCCACGCTCATGAGACCCGACTTCACCACCATGGACGCCCTGACGGCCACGCGCACCTACCAGACAATCATCGAGTGCTTCATCCACCAGTGTGCTTTCTTCTTCTACAACCAGCCCCTCATCGACTCGCCCACGGGGCTCGCCGGACTCCCCGCCTCCCCGACCACCACCCTCACTGGGGGCTCCGCTTACTCCTGCTACCgctcctccccgccccccaccgCCGCGCACTTCAGCCCCCTGCAGCAGtcgccccccaccaccccgcAGTCGCCGCTGCagtccctcctgccccccctccatcagcacccccacccccaccacacccccgcCGAGCAAGAGACTCTGTGA